A region from the Lutra lutra chromosome 1, mLutLut1.2, whole genome shotgun sequence genome encodes:
- the LOC125081392 gene encoding LOW QUALITY PROTEIN: akirin-1-like (The sequence of the model RefSeq protein was modified relative to this genomic sequence to represent the inferred CDS: inserted 1 base in 1 codon): MACGATLKRPMEFEAALLSPGSPKLRRCAPLPGPTPGLRPPDAEPPLFQTQTPPPTLQQPAPPGSERRLPTPEQIFQNXKQEYSRYQRWRHLEVVLNQSEACTSESQPHSSALTGPSSPGSSWMKKDQPTFTLRQVGIICERLLKDYEDKIREEYEQILNTKLAEQYESFVKFTHDQIMRRYGTRPTSYVS; this comes from the exons ATGGCGTGCGGGGCGACGTTGAAGCGGCCCATGGAGTTCGAGGCGGCGCTGCTGAGTCCTGGTTCCCCGAAGCTGCGGCGCTGCGCCCCTCTGCCTGGCCCCACTCCGGGCCTCAGGCCCCCGGACGCTGAGCCGCCGCTTTTCCAGACGCAGACCCCACCGCCGACTCTGCAGCAGCCCGCCCCACCCGGCAGCGAGCGGCGCCTTCCAACACCGGAACAAATTTTTCAGA ATAAACAAGAATATAGTCGTTATCAGAGGTGGAGACA cctagaagtAGTTCTTAACCAGAGTGAAGCTTGTACTTCAGAAAGTCAGCCTCATTCCTCAGCACTCACGGGACCTAGTTCTCCAGGTTCCTCCTGGATGAAGAAGGACCAGCCCACCTTTACCCTCCGACAAGTTGGAATAATATGTGAGCGTCTCTTAAAAGACTATGAAGATAAAATTCGGGAGGAGTATGAGCAAATCCTCAATACCAAACTAGCAGAACAATATGAATCTTTTGTGAAATTCACACATGATCAGATTATGCGACGATATGGGACAAGGCCAACAAGCTATGTGTCCTGA